In Molothrus ater isolate BHLD 08-10-18 breed brown headed cowbird chromosome 7, BPBGC_Mater_1.1, whole genome shotgun sequence, one genomic interval encodes:
- the DUSP19 gene encoding dual specificity protein phosphatase 19 encodes MHSLAQEIRSFSRANLRKQRTRVTTLTGRRIVETWRGACLHMEEEEEAAPGGGFVQDLSADLQVGVVKPWLLLGSQDAAHDLETMRKHKVTHVLNVAYGVQNAFLDDFTYKTISILDLPETDITSYFPECFEFIEKARIQDGVVLVHCNAGVSRAAAVVIGFLMNSERLSFARAFSLVKNARPAACPNPGFMEQLHKYQEQILKANGSINNHD; translated from the exons ATGCACTCCCTCGCCCAGGAGATCCGCAGCTTCTCCAGGGCCAACCTGCGGAAGCAGCGCACCCGCGTCACCACGCTGACCGGCCGCAGGATCGTCGAGACGTGGCGCGGCGCCTGCCTGcacatggaggaggaggaggaggcggcgccCGGCGGCGGCTTCGTGCAGGACCTGAGCGCTGACCTGCAGGTCGGCGTGGTgaagccctggctgctgctgg GGTCGCAGGATGCTGCTCACGACCTGGAGACGATGAGGAAGCACAAG GTCACTCACGTTCTAAATGTGGCATATGGAGTCCAAAATGCCTTCCTTGATGATTTTACATACAAGACCATTTCCATTCTGGACCTCCCAGAAACTGATATTACCTCCTATTTCCCTGAATGTTTTGAGTTTATTGAGAAAGCCAGGATCCAG GATGGCGTGGTGCTGGTTCACTGTAATGCAGGAGTCTCCCGTGCAGCAGCTGTAGTCATTGGTTTTCTAATGAATTCAGAAAGACTGAGCTTTGCCAGAGCCTTTTCCTTGGTGAAAAATGCAAGGCCTGCAGCTTGTCCAAATCCTGGCTTCATGGAGCAGCTCCACAAGTACCAAGAACAGATTTTAAAGGCAAATGGAAGCATAAACAATCATGACTGA
- the NUP35 gene encoding nucleoporin NUP35 isoform X2 translates to MAAFAMELPPAGAEPMTLGSPTSPKQGTSAQFLPGFLMGDLPAPVTPQPRALYGPSIGVMETRSPLLAGGSPPQPVVPSHKDKGGAPPVRSIYDELSSPGLGSAPPSLRRTGSFTLLQSPSTGILPSTPGAASSSMFSPASIGQPKKTTLSPAQLDPFYTQGDSLTSEDQLDDTWVTVFGFPQASASYILLQFAQYGNILKHVMSNTGNWMHIRYQSKLQARKALSKDGKVFGESIMIGVKPCIEKSVMENSERSSTSSMSSIFTPPTKSVGTPTQPANYSARISTMRPLATAYKASTSDYQVVSDRQTPRKDESLVSKAMEYVFGW, encoded by the exons ATGGCCGCCTTCGCCATGGAGCTGCCGCCCGCAG gagCTGAACCAATGACTCTTGGCTCCCCGACATCTCCAAAACAAGGAACTAGTGCTCAATTCCTCCCTGGGTTTTTGATGGGTGACTTACCTGCACCAGTGACTCCGCAGCCACGTGCTTTATACGGCCCTTCAATCGGTGTCATGGAAACAAGGTCTCCACTGCTTGCAG GAGGGTCTCCCCCACAACCAGTAGTCCCTTCACATAAGGATAAAGGTGGTGCTCCACCTGTTAGAAGCATCTATGATGAGTTATCTAGTCCTGGGCTTGGATCAGCACCTCCGTCCTTAAGAAGAACA GGCAGCTTTACTTTATTACAGAGCCCATCCACTGGAATTCTGCCATCAACTCCAGGAGCAG CTTCTTCAAGCATGTTCAGCCCTGCAAGTATTGGGCAGCCTAAGAAGACAACTCTATCTCCTGCTCAGCTGGATCCTTTTTATACTCAAGGTGATTCCCTTACTTCAGAAGATCAACTCGATGACACATGGGTAACTGTATTTGG attTCCTCAAGCATCAGCTTCCTATATTCTACTACAGTTTGCTCAGTATGGAAACATATTAAAGCATGTG ATGTCCAACACAGGAAACTGGATGCATATTCGATATCAGTCTAAGCTTCAAGCCCGGAAAGCCTTAAGCAAAGATGGAAAAGTTTTTGGTGAATCTATCATGATTGGTGTCAAGCCTTGTATAGAAAAA AGTGTGATGGAAAACTCTGAAAGAAGCTCTACATCCTCAATGTCTTCGATTTTCACTCCACCTACAAAATCTGTTGGCACACCAACACAACCTGCAAATTACAGTGCAAGGATTTCTACCATGAGACCTCTGGCAACAGCATATAAGGCTTCCACTAGTGACTATCAG GTGGTTTCTGACAGACAAACTCCTAGGAAAGATGAAAGTCTTGTATCTAAAGCAATGGAATATGTTTTTGGCTGGTAA
- the NUP35 gene encoding nucleoporin NUP35 isoform X1, which yields MEKTAFVFLFHFSFSYFKILFSGAEPMTLGSPTSPKQGTSAQFLPGFLMGDLPAPVTPQPRALYGPSIGVMETRSPLLAGGSPPQPVVPSHKDKGGAPPVRSIYDELSSPGLGSAPPSLRRTGSFTLLQSPSTGILPSTPGAASSSMFSPASIGQPKKTTLSPAQLDPFYTQGDSLTSEDQLDDTWVTVFGFPQASASYILLQFAQYGNILKHVMSNTGNWMHIRYQSKLQARKALSKDGKVFGESIMIGVKPCIEKSVMENSERSSTSSMSSIFTPPTKSVGTPTQPANYSARISTMRPLATAYKASTSDYQVVSDRQTPRKDESLVSKAMEYVFGW from the exons ATGGAAAAAACTGcctttgtctttctctttcacttttctttttcatattttaaaattttgttttcaggagCTGAACCAATGACTCTTGGCTCCCCGACATCTCCAAAACAAGGAACTAGTGCTCAATTCCTCCCTGGGTTTTTGATGGGTGACTTACCTGCACCAGTGACTCCGCAGCCACGTGCTTTATACGGCCCTTCAATCGGTGTCATGGAAACAAGGTCTCCACTGCTTGCAG GAGGGTCTCCCCCACAACCAGTAGTCCCTTCACATAAGGATAAAGGTGGTGCTCCACCTGTTAGAAGCATCTATGATGAGTTATCTAGTCCTGGGCTTGGATCAGCACCTCCGTCCTTAAGAAGAACA GGCAGCTTTACTTTATTACAGAGCCCATCCACTGGAATTCTGCCATCAACTCCAGGAGCAG CTTCTTCAAGCATGTTCAGCCCTGCAAGTATTGGGCAGCCTAAGAAGACAACTCTATCTCCTGCTCAGCTGGATCCTTTTTATACTCAAGGTGATTCCCTTACTTCAGAAGATCAACTCGATGACACATGGGTAACTGTATTTGG attTCCTCAAGCATCAGCTTCCTATATTCTACTACAGTTTGCTCAGTATGGAAACATATTAAAGCATGTG ATGTCCAACACAGGAAACTGGATGCATATTCGATATCAGTCTAAGCTTCAAGCCCGGAAAGCCTTAAGCAAAGATGGAAAAGTTTTTGGTGAATCTATCATGATTGGTGTCAAGCCTTGTATAGAAAAA AGTGTGATGGAAAACTCTGAAAGAAGCTCTACATCCTCAATGTCTTCGATTTTCACTCCACCTACAAAATCTGTTGGCACACCAACACAACCTGCAAATTACAGTGCAAGGATTTCTACCATGAGACCTCTGGCAACAGCATATAAGGCTTCCACTAGTGACTATCAG GTGGTTTCTGACAGACAAACTCCTAGGAAAGATGAAAGTCTTGTATCTAAAGCAATGGAATATGTTTTTGGCTGGTAA